In Thunnus thynnus chromosome 13, fThuThy2.1, whole genome shotgun sequence, the following proteins share a genomic window:
- the ppme1 gene encoding protein phosphatase methylesterase 1, protein MEKRLHLNLLASRPPMAGGFQSSSKMKMGPGRKRDFTPLPWSHYFETMEDVEVENENGKDIFRLYCSGSHGPVLLLLHGGGHSALSWAVFTAVIYSRINCRVVAMDLRAHGDTKVKNPEDLSADTMAKDIGKVVEALYGDNPPPIMIIGHSMGGAIAVHTAAANHIPSLLGLCVIDVVEGTAMDALNSMQNFLRSRPKTFKSLENAIEWSVKSGQIRNIESARVSMGGQVKKCEESTSSPGVSNSIEGIIEEEEEEEVEEESNKKRMKEDDQEIKKESVFTWRVELSKTEKYWEGWFRGLSALFLTCPVPKLLLLAGVDRLDKDLTIGQMQGKFQMQVLPQCGHAVHEDAPEKVADALATFMVRHKFTEFKEGYLC, encoded by the exons ATGGAGAAACGGCTGCATTTAAACCTGCTAGCTTCCAGACCTCCTATGGCAGGTGGTTTTCAGTCCAGCTCCAAAATGAAAATGGG ACCTGGACGGAAGAGAGATTTCACACCGCTGCCCTGGAGTCATTACTTTGAAACCATGGAGGATGTTGAggtggaaaatgaaaatggcaaagATAT TTTCAGACTTTACTGCAGTGGCTCCCATGGTCCTGTGCTGCTCCTGCTCCACGGAGGAGGCCACTCTGCTCTGTCCTGGGCGGTGTTCACT GCCGTCATATACAGCAGGATCAACTGCAGGGTGGTGGCAATGGACCTTCGAGCTCATG GTGACACTAAGGTGAAAAATCCTGAAGATCTCTCTGCAGATACAATGGCCAA GGATATTGGCAAAGTGGTTGAGGCGCTCTATGGAGATAACCCACCACCAATCATGATTATTGGACACAGCATGGGTGGGGCCATTGCAGTTCACACAGCTGCTGCCAACCATATACCATCCCTGCTCGGTCTCTGTGTCATTGACGTTGTAGAGG GTACAGCAATGGATGCTTTGAACAGTATGCAGAATTTCCTCAGAAGTCGGCCAAAGACATTTAAATCTCTGGAAAATGCCATTGAGTGGAg TGTGAAGAGTGGCCAGATCCGAAACATAGAGTCAGCTCGGGTGTCAATGGGAGGCCAGGTGAAAAA ATGTGAGGAATCCACGAGCAGTCCAGGTGTCTCTAATAGCATTGAAGGTATaatagaagaggaagaggaggaagaagtggAAGAAGAATCCAACAAGAAAAGAATGAAGGAAGATGATCAAGAG ataaaaaaggaaagtgTCTTCACCTGGCGAGTGGAGTtgtcaaagacagaaaaatactgGGAGGGCTGGTTCAGAGGCCTGTCTGCCCTCTTTCTCACCTGCCCTGTGCCAAAACTGCTCCTGCTCGCAG GAGTGGACAGGCTTGACAAAGACTTAACTATTGGACAGATGCAAG GGAAGTTTCAGATGCAGGTCCTCCCACAGTGTGGTCATGCTGTCCATGAGGACGCACCTGAAAAA GTAGCAGATGCTCTAGCAACATTTATGGTCCGGCACAAATTCACAGAGTTTAAGGAAGGATATCTGTG CTAA
- the LOC137196281 gene encoding uncharacterized protein, producing the protein MAGMKPKDLVPSAAVKFFGAGTAACIADLVTFPLDTAKVRLQIQGEAEKGASAKKYRGVFGTIATMVRTEGPRSLYNGLVAGLQRQMSFASVRIGLYDSMKQFYTRGTDSAGIVTRLMAGCTTGAMAVAFAQPTDVVKVRFQAQVRLADGVRRYNGTLDAYKTIARDEGVRGLWKGCMPNITRNAIVNCAELVTYDLIKEVILKYDIMTDNLPCHFTAAFSAGFCTTIVASPVDVVKTRYMNSHSGQYNSAINCALNMLRHEGPTAFYKGFMPSFLRLGSWNIVMFVTYEQIKRGMTRATQYWESPLEYDTRKWRPKGELQKFWKMVGFGPADVPPSAAVKFVGAGTAACFADLLTFPLDTAKVRLQIQGEAVGSAAADRGSTVKYRGVFGTITTMVRTEGPRSLYSGLVAGLQRQMSFASVRIGLYDSVKQFYTKGSDHVGIGSRLLAGCTTGAMAVAFAQPTDVVKVRFQAQARSPGCARRYCSTIEAYKTIAKEEGIHGLWRGTGPNIARNAIVNCTELVTYDFIKDTLLKSTPLTDNLPCHFVSAFGAGLCTTVIASPVDVVKTRYMNSALGQYSSVLNCAVAMMTKEGPFAFYKGFMPSFLRLGSWNVVMFVTYEQLKRAMMMANHNRTTIL; encoded by the exons ATGGCTGGCATGAAACCCAAAGACTTGGTGCCCTCCGCAGCAGTTAAGTTCTTCGGAGCGGGCACCGCAGCTTGCATTGCTGACCTCGTCACTTTTCCACTGGACACTGCCAAAGTTAGACTACAG ATTCAGGGAGAGGCTGAGAAAGGGGCGAGTGCAAAGAAGTATCGTGGAGTGTTTGGCACCATTGCCACTATGGTGCGCACAGAGGGGCCCCGGAGTCTTTACAATGGACTGGTGGCAGGACTCCAGAGACAGATGAGCTTTGCCTCTGTCCGAATTGGACTTTATGACTCTATGAAGCAATTCTACACTCGAGGCACTGATA GTGCTGGGATTGTTACTCGGCTCATGGCGGGTTGTACAACTGGAGCCATGGCTGTGGCTTTTGCACAACCAACAGATGTGGTGAAGGTACGTTTCCAAGCCCAGGTACGACTGGCTGATGGTGTGAGGAGATACAACGGCACCTTGGATGCCTACAAGACAATTGCCCGAGATGAAGGGGTACGGGGCCTTTGGAAAG GTTGCATGCCCAACATCACCCGTAATGCCATTGTAAACTGTGCAGAGCTGGTGACCTATGACTTGATCAAAGAAGTCATCTTGAAGTATGACATAATGACAG ACAACCTGCCGTGCCACTTCACTGCTGCCTTTAGTGCAGGCTTCTGCACAACAATTGTGGCTTCCCCTGTGGATGTAGTCAAAACACGGTACATGAATTCACATTCTGGCCAGTACAACAGCGCTATCAACTGTGCACTCAACATGCTGAGGCATGAAGGACCCACAGCCTTCTATAAAGG GTTCATGCCCTCTTTCCTGCGACTGGGCTCCTGGAacattgtgatgtttgtgaCATACGAACAAATCAAACGGGGTATGACCAGGGCAACACAGTACTGGGAGTCGCC GTTGGAATATGACACCCGCAAGTGGAGGCCCAAAGGAGAGCTTCAAAAG ttctgGAAAATGGTTGGATTTGGACCCGCAGATGTGCCTCCATCAGCAGCTGTGAAGTTTGTAGGAGCAGGAACTGCAGCATGCTTTGCTGACCTGCTCACTTTTCCTCTGGACACAGCCAAAGTGCGGCTGCAG ATCCAAGGGGAGGCTGTGGGCTctgcagctgcagacagagGGTCTACAGTGAAATATCGTGGAGTGTTTGGCACCATCACCACCATGGTGCGTACAGAAGGGCCCAGAAGCCTTTACAGTGGACTGGTGGCAGGACTCCAGAGGCAGATGAGCTTTGCCTCTGTCCGCATCGGTCTCTACGACTCTGTAAAACAGTTCTACACCAAAGGCTCTGATC ATGTAGGTATTGGCAGTCGGCTGCTTGCTGGATGTACCACTGGTGCCATGGCGGTTGCTTTTGCTCAGCCTACAGATGTGGTGAAAGTCCGCTTCCAGGCCCAGGCGAGGTCTCCTGGGTGCGCCAGACGCTATTGTAGCACCATTGAGGCTTACAAGACCATTGCTAAGGAAGAGGGCATTCATGGCCTGTGGAGAG GTACAGGTCCAAACATTGCACGTAATGCAATTGTTAACTGCACTGAACTGGTGACATATGACTTCATCAAGGATACACTTCTTAAGTCCACTCCCCTGACAG ACAATCTGCCCTGCCACTTTGTATCAGCCTTCGGTGCAGGGTTATGCACAACAGTGATTGCCTCTCCAGTCGACGTGGTCAAGACAAGATACATGAACTCGGCCCTCGGCCAGTACAGCAGCGTCCTCAACTGtgctgttgccatgatgaccaAAGAGGGACCATTTGCCTTTTATAAGGG GTTCATGCCGTCGTTCTTACGTCTGGGCTCCTGGAATGTGGTGATGTTTGTGACATACGAGCAGCTGAAACGGGCCATGATGATGGCGAATCACAACCGCACAACTATCCTGTAA
- the dnajb13 gene encoding dnaJ homolog subfamily B member 13, whose product MGSDYYETLEVNKNATDADIKKAYRRLALKFHPSSNREAGATEKFSQLGEAYDVLSEPRKKATYDKFGVEGLKGGIPPEFGSGGAWSSKYVYHGNPDKTFRQFFGGDNPFADFYTNDAPVQFGGLQPGVVKVQDSPIERDLHLSLDDLFHGCTKKIKISRRVMNEDGFTSSIRDKILSIDVKPGWKEGTRIIFSKEGDQGPNSIPADIVFIVRQKSHHLFVRQHNDLIYKTQISLEMALIGFSVDVETLDGRLLNIPINDIVHPAYKKVVTGEGMPLSQDPSQRGNLIITFDIQFPEKLSAERKYLIKQALAFKD is encoded by the exons ATGGGCAGCGATTACTACGAGACGCTAGAAGTAAACAAAAATGCAACAGACGCAGATATCAAAAAGGC ATATCGACGTCTTGCACTGAAGTTTCACCCGAGCAGCAACAGAGAAGCTGGAGCCACCGAGAAATTCAGTCAGCTGGGTGAAGCCTACGATGTCCTGAGCGAAC CTCGCAAAAAGGCAACCTATGACAAGTTTGGTGTGGAGGGTCTAAAAGGTGGTATCCCACCTGAGTTTGGCAGCGGCGGGGCCTGGTCATCTAAATATGTCTACCATGGTAATCCAGACAAAACATTCAGGCAGTTTTTCGGAGGCGACAACCCATTTGCAG actTCTATACAAATGATGCACCAGTCCAGTTCGGTGGCCTGCAACCAGGAGTGGTGAAGGTCCAGGATTCCCCAATAGAGAGAGACCTTCATTTGTCCCTGGATGATCTCTTTCATGGATGCACGAAAAAAATTAAGATCTCTCGTAGG GTTATGAATGAGGATGGATTCACATCCAGTATAAGAGACAAGATATTGTCTATAGATGTAAAACCTGGATGGAAAGAAGGCACAAGAATCATTTTCTCCAAAGAGGGAGATCAG GGACCAAACAGCATCCCTGCAGATATTGTGTTCATAGTGCGACAGAAGAGTCATCATCTGTTCGTAAGACAACACAATGACCTGATCTACAAGACCCAGATCTCTCTGGAAATG GCCTTGATTGGGTTCTCTGTGGATGTGGAGACACTAGATGGCAGGCTACTCAATATTCCCATCAATGACATTGTGCA CCCTGCATACAAAAAAGTGGTGACTGGAGAGGGAATGCCGCTGTCCCAGGATCCTTCACAGAGAGGAAACCTCATCATCACTTTTGACATCCAGTTTCCTGAGAAGCTCTCCGCTGAGAGGAAATATCTGATCAAACAAGCTCTAGCGTTTAAAGATTga